One Natronolimnobius sp. AArcel1 genomic region harbors:
- the aglF gene encoding UTP--glucose-1-phosphate uridylyltransferase AglF, protein MQAVVLAAGKGTRLRPLTEDKPKALVEVDGRPIIEDVFDNLLAVGASELLVVVGYLKEQLMERYGDDYRGVPITYAHQAEQRGLAHAILQVESHIEDDFMLMLGDNVFRSNLADVVNRQGEERADAAFLVEEVPYEEASRYGVLDTNEYGEIIEVVEKPDDPPSNLVMTGFYTFTPAIFHACHLVQPSDRGEYELSDAIDLLIHSGRTIDALRMEGWRIDVGYPEDRGRATQRLEEATPEATASTRTTPEAETD, encoded by the coding sequence ATGCAAGCTGTCGTCTTAGCTGCAGGAAAGGGGACCCGCCTGCGACCGCTGACGGAAGATAAACCGAAGGCGCTGGTCGAAGTCGATGGCCGGCCGATCATCGAAGACGTCTTCGACAACCTCCTCGCGGTCGGTGCGTCGGAGTTGCTCGTCGTCGTTGGCTACCTGAAAGAACAGCTCATGGAGCGCTACGGCGACGACTACCGAGGCGTTCCCATCACCTACGCCCACCAGGCCGAACAGCGCGGACTCGCCCACGCCATCTTGCAGGTCGAATCCCACATCGAGGACGACTTCATGCTGATGCTTGGCGACAACGTCTTCCGCTCGAATCTCGCCGACGTGGTCAATCGCCAGGGCGAAGAGCGCGCCGACGCTGCCTTCCTCGTCGAGGAAGTCCCATACGAGGAGGCAAGTCGCTACGGTGTCCTCGATACGAACGAGTACGGCGAGATCATCGAAGTCGTCGAGAAACCCGACGACCCGCCGTCGAATCTCGTGATGACTGGCTTCTACACGTTCACGCCGGCGATCTTCCACGCCTGTCACCTCGTCCAGCCGAGCGACCGCGGCGAGTACGAACTCTCCGATGCGATCGATCTGTTGATCCACTCCGGGCGGACGATCGATGCCCTCCGGATGGAAGGCTGGCGTATCGACGTCGGCTATCCCGAGGACCGAGGGCGCGCGACACAGCGACTCGAGGAAGCAACTCCAGAGGCGACTGCGAGTACACGGACGACGCCCGAAGCCGAGACGGACTGA
- a CDS encoding MFS transporter — MAEEPDPATVADAAADFCADTDDGEAILETVLAVDGDHETWTFDDLPLDSGTFGELVSRDIVVRAGDEYRVASRDGVRATLEGESLSTEESAPGPTLAERMSIDFDGRALAGLIGALAVVVAMRLLNFRSVFQGDHVVSPANDPYYYRYWTEELLAESDGLTDWSVVTAMPDGAAGTRPFTHAANWLFASLLGGDQWAAAMVAAWVPIIMTVLLGIVVYWLAIILTDDVRVGLASVFLLALTPVHAVYTSVGFLEHRPYQYFWLGVTLLGLCWIAVDLQRRRAHTDSARAAVRAHLERPGTWLAAGAFGIALALSAHAWGGSALMFIPVAGYVGLKVALDARNGISPLLANLPVLVGLVVSAAVAGFLHLRWGWHEPFTAIVPVLVVVGAVVVAGLGELWALLEWPTSGLVGLEAVTAVVGLVAFHSLRPDEWAQLRERADDVFFREHHGATEIGSLFAAENAIILEPMAQIGIGFYIAIGVLCWACWVATKRYEPGWLLLGTYGIFWLALAAFQVRFAAQLSIVLSVLGGLGLVYLLSWVDLARTPQLFRTRDSDSKREQRARSPVADGGEREHSIRLPADRTKLIALVWVVLLICGLNLFFVPSLSAQTTYSDGEFDAAMAIDDHADAVDRADNGEFVLSQWGDNRMYNYFVSGDSQSYSYAANTYDDFIADDDPDAWYDDEFDGRVGYVVVTDRGEAPGTNAYVQLHQEHGIGGADDPLEHYQTISIDDEALAFAVVPGANITTTGESGETITVATEQTVSGETIEYERSVTVDDDGNLAVTVPYSGEYTVGDETVEVSESAVETGETVELE, encoded by the coding sequence ATGGCTGAGGAACCGGACCCCGCCACGGTCGCCGACGCGGCGGCCGACTTCTGTGCGGATACCGACGACGGCGAGGCTATCCTCGAGACGGTGCTCGCCGTCGACGGCGACCACGAGACGTGGACGTTCGATGACCTTCCGCTAGATTCGGGGACGTTCGGCGAACTCGTCTCGCGCGATATCGTCGTGCGCGCTGGCGACGAGTATCGTGTCGCGAGCCGTGACGGCGTTCGGGCCACACTCGAGGGTGAGTCACTTTCCACTGAGGAATCAGCACCCGGCCCGACGCTTGCTGAGCGCATGTCGATTGACTTCGACGGGCGGGCACTGGCAGGGCTCATCGGCGCTCTTGCCGTGGTGGTCGCGATGCGCCTGCTGAATTTTCGGTCCGTCTTTCAGGGTGATCACGTCGTCTCGCCGGCGAACGATCCGTACTACTATCGCTACTGGACAGAGGAGTTACTTGCTGAGTCGGATGGACTGACCGACTGGAGTGTCGTGACGGCGATGCCAGACGGTGCAGCCGGAACGCGTCCCTTTACCCACGCCGCAAACTGGCTGTTCGCATCCCTGCTTGGTGGCGATCAGTGGGCCGCTGCAATGGTCGCCGCGTGGGTGCCCATCATCATGACGGTTCTATTGGGGATCGTCGTCTACTGGCTCGCCATCATCCTCACTGATGACGTTCGCGTCGGCCTCGCATCCGTCTTCTTGCTGGCGTTGACCCCCGTCCACGCCGTCTATACGTCCGTCGGTTTCCTCGAGCACCGGCCGTATCAGTACTTCTGGCTCGGCGTCACACTGTTGGGATTGTGCTGGATCGCTGTCGACCTGCAACGCCGTCGAGCGCACACTGACAGTGCTCGAGCAGCCGTCCGGGCACACCTCGAGCGCCCAGGGACGTGGCTTGCAGCTGGTGCGTTCGGGATTGCGCTCGCACTGTCGGCACACGCCTGGGGTGGCTCGGCGCTGATGTTTATCCCCGTCGCCGGCTACGTCGGACTGAAAGTCGCTCTCGACGCGCGAAACGGTATTTCACCACTGCTGGCGAATCTTCCGGTTCTCGTTGGATTAGTGGTCTCCGCCGCTGTCGCCGGCTTCTTGCACCTTCGCTGGGGCTGGCACGAGCCCTTTACTGCCATCGTTCCCGTCCTCGTCGTCGTCGGTGCTGTCGTCGTCGCCGGTCTGGGCGAACTCTGGGCACTCCTCGAGTGGCCAACGAGTGGATTGGTTGGACTCGAGGCCGTCACTGCGGTTGTCGGCCTCGTTGCATTTCACTCACTGCGTCCGGACGAGTGGGCGCAACTGCGCGAGCGGGCTGACGATGTCTTTTTCCGAGAACATCACGGTGCCACGGAGATTGGGTCCCTCTTTGCAGCCGAGAACGCGATCATCCTCGAGCCGATGGCTCAGATCGGGATTGGCTTCTATATCGCAATTGGTGTGCTGTGCTGGGCGTGCTGGGTCGCAACCAAGCGCTACGAGCCGGGATGGTTGTTGCTTGGGACGTACGGCATCTTCTGGCTCGCGTTGGCGGCGTTTCAAGTACGGTTTGCCGCGCAGTTGTCGATCGTGCTGTCAGTTCTTGGTGGCCTCGGACTGGTCTATCTGCTGTCCTGGGTCGATCTGGCTCGCACGCCACAACTGTTCCGAACGCGTGATTCGGATTCGAAGCGAGAGCAGCGTGCTCGCAGCCCCGTTGCCGACGGCGGCGAGCGCGAACACAGTATTCGCCTACCAGCAGACCGCACAAAGCTCATTGCACTGGTCTGGGTCGTGTTGTTGATCTGTGGATTGAACCTGTTTTTCGTCCCGTCGCTGAGTGCGCAGACGACCTACAGCGACGGTGAGTTCGACGCCGCGATGGCGATTGACGACCATGCAGACGCGGTTGATCGGGCGGACAACGGCGAGTTCGTCCTCAGTCAGTGGGGCGACAACCGCATGTACAACTACTTCGTCAGCGGGGACTCCCAGAGTTACAGCTACGCGGCAAACACCTACGACGATTTTATCGCTGACGACGACCCCGACGCCTGGTACGACGACGAGTTCGACGGGCGGGTTGGGTACGTCGTCGTCACCGACCGCGGCGAGGCCCCCGGAACGAACGCCTATGTCCAACTCCACCAAGAGCATGGAATCGGGGGCGCTGACGACCCGCTCGAGCACTATCAGACAATCTCCATCGACGATGAGGCCTTAGCGTTTGCCGTCGTCCCCGGAGCAAACATTACCACGACTGGTGAGTCTGGCGAGACGATCACTGTCGCCACCGAACAGACGGTATCAGGAGAGACAATCGAGTACGAGCGATCGGTGACCGTTGATGACGACGGCAACCTTGCGGTTACGGTACCGTACTCCGGCGAGTACACCGTTGGCGACGAGACTGTCGAGGTCTCTGAATCCGCCGTCGAAACCGGTGAGACAGTCGAACTCGAGTAA
- a CDS encoding sugar transferase, translating into MLNGWKYRLVSVVGVIVLTAGAVVVANHPLAQRLFTTHVPVFDRLEITLLSGRGLYWALLLSVGAVVGSLTPLYRPHPRRVLDTVFFAQKRVLVAGLALATLGYFNYSYRLPRATLVMTFGILFIVVPAWFVWIRNRPGNGDERTLVVGDDLDQIDQIAPQLSAPVHGYLCPSVVRARNDLESVRPAPDGGIAPADADRLAANGYGNVDGLARLGGLSRLENVLLEHDVDTVVLAFRHADRAEFFGALDACHEHGVDVRVHREYADSVLVSEGDVDEFVEVDVEPWDPLDHIGKRLFDVVFAAVGLLVFAPLMVVIAIAITLDSPGPILYTQDRTAGFGETFPVYKFRTMVPEGESATPAADDENDRITRVGRLLRRTHMDELPQLWSILVGKMSVVGPRAAWTEEEVLLEADAPAWRKRWFVKPGLTGLAQVNGAKSTNPTEKLRYDLEYIRRQSFWFDLKIVIRQIWGVLADLWVSLWNRR; encoded by the coding sequence ATGTTGAACGGATGGAAGTACCGGCTGGTAAGCGTCGTCGGCGTGATTGTGCTGACCGCGGGTGCCGTCGTCGTGGCAAACCACCCGCTCGCACAGCGGCTGTTTACGACGCATGTGCCGGTCTTTGATCGCCTCGAGATAACCCTTCTTTCCGGCCGTGGGCTGTACTGGGCGCTCCTGTTGAGCGTCGGTGCCGTTGTCGGGAGTCTCACACCGCTGTATCGGCCACATCCACGGCGCGTGCTTGATACTGTGTTTTTCGCCCAGAAGCGCGTACTCGTCGCCGGGCTGGCGCTCGCGACACTTGGATATTTTAATTACTCCTATCGACTCCCGCGTGCGACGCTTGTGATGACGTTTGGGATCCTGTTCATCGTCGTGCCTGCGTGGTTCGTCTGGATCCGAAACCGGCCCGGGAACGGCGACGAACGGACGCTCGTCGTCGGTGACGACCTCGATCAGATCGATCAGATCGCCCCACAGCTGTCAGCCCCTGTCCACGGCTATCTCTGCCCGTCCGTCGTCCGCGCTCGCAACGACCTCGAGTCGGTTCGTCCGGCACCTGATGGCGGCATCGCGCCGGCAGATGCCGACCGTCTTGCTGCGAATGGCTACGGCAACGTCGACGGCCTCGCGCGTCTGGGCGGCCTCTCGCGCCTCGAGAACGTCTTGCTCGAGCACGATGTCGACACCGTCGTTCTGGCGTTTCGTCACGCCGACCGCGCGGAGTTCTTTGGCGCGCTCGATGCCTGTCACGAACACGGGGTTGACGTGCGCGTCCATCGCGAGTACGCCGACAGCGTGCTCGTCTCCGAAGGCGATGTCGACGAATTCGTCGAGGTCGATGTCGAGCCCTGGGACCCACTCGATCACATCGGCAAGCGGTTGTTCGATGTCGTTTTTGCAGCGGTCGGCTTGCTCGTGTTTGCCCCGCTCATGGTGGTGATCGCCATTGCAATTACACTCGATAGCCCCGGGCCGATCCTGTACACGCAGGACCGAACTGCCGGTTTTGGCGAGACGTTTCCTGTCTACAAGTTCCGAACGATGGTCCCTGAGGGAGAATCTGCAACACCCGCAGCAGACGATGAAAACGACCGCATTACACGTGTTGGGCGGCTGTTGCGGCGGACGCATATGGATGAGTTGCCACAGTTGTGGTCGATTCTGGTCGGCAAGATGAGCGTCGTCGGCCCGCGAGCCGCCTGGACCGAAGAGGAAGTCTTACTCGAGGCGGATGCTCCAGCCTGGCGCAAGCGCTGGTTCGTCAAACCCGGACTAACCGGACTCGCACAGGTCAACGGCGCGAAAAGTACGAACCCGACGGAGAAACTGCGCTACGACCTCGAGTACATTCGTCGCCAGTCGTTCTGGTTCGATCTGAAGATT